From Cyanobacteriota bacterium:
GTAGATTTATGGAGAATTCCCAGTCTAACTCCGCAGAGTTTCACCATGTTTCTGTGCTAGCAGCGGAGGTAGTGGCGGCACTGAATGTTCGTGCTGGTGGCCATTATTTAGATGCTACCGCTGGTGGTGGTGGCCATAGTGCCTTGATTCTATCAGCAGCCCCTAATGTCCGGGTTACGGCGATCGATCAAGATCCGACTGCGCTAGCAGCAGCCCGCGATCGGCTCCATACCTTTGGCGATCAGGTGCAGTTTTGGCAAGGTAATTTTAGGGACTACGACCCAGGCCCGGTGCGATTTGATGGCATTCTGGCAGATTTAGGGGTGAGTTCTGCTCAGTTGGATACTCCAGAGCGAGGATTCAGTCTGCGGTTGACGGGTAATTTGGATATGCGCATGAACCCAAACCAGGCTCTCAGTGCTGCTGAAATTGTCAACCAGTGGGATGAAACAGAACTGGCAACAATTCTGTTTACCTATGGCGAGGAGCGGCTCTCGCGCCGCATTGCCCGTCGTATTGTTGACCAGCGCCCCTTCCACACTACAACTGAACTAGCAGAGGCCATTGCCCGTTGTGTACCTGCCAGTTACCGCTATGGCAACATTCACCCTGCAACCCGCACCTTTCAGGCCTTGCGTATTGTGGTCAATCAAGAACTCGATGCCCTAGAGGTGTTGCTGCGCCAAGCACCCCACTGGCTAGCACCTCACGGCAGATTGGCGATCATTAGCTTTCATAGTCTTGAAGACCGGTTGGTAAAGCATAGTCTGCGAGGATCACGCTGGTTACGGGTGTTGACTAAGAAACCGATCGTCCCTACCGAACTAGAAATTCGTGCCAATGCCCGATCGCGCTCTGCTAAATTGCGAGTTGCAGAGCGTTTACCAGAGCCAGACAGTGACTAGACCCACCGCCCCGCAACAACACGAACTGTGCCATCGGCTAGAGTTTCCTGGGTTTCCACAGCAAACCCCTGTTGCTGCAAAGTCTTAAGGAGCATTTTATGAGCATAGGTGCGAGTAACCTGCTGCACAAACGTGACGGGATCAATCCCGGCACCCCAAAAATCTGCCACCAGTTCATAGGTCTGGGCACGATACCGGAACCCTAGGTCGTAGCCGTTAGCTTGGCGAATCACATAATCAGCCTTGGTCTGGTTACCCTGATAGCCACGTACCATTGCTTGCTGCTCAACGGCATAGCCCAAAGAGGTCA
This genomic window contains:
- the rsmH gene encoding 16S rRNA (cytosine(1402)-N(4))-methyltransferase RsmH; translated protein: MENSQSNSAEFHHVSVLAAEVVAALNVRAGGHYLDATAGGGGHSALILSAAPNVRVTAIDQDPTALAAARDRLHTFGDQVQFWQGNFRDYDPGPVRFDGILADLGVSSAQLDTPERGFSLRLTGNLDMRMNPNQALSAAEIVNQWDETELATILFTYGEERLSRRIARRIVDQRPFHTTTELAEAIARCVPASYRYGNIHPATRTFQALRIVVNQELDALEVLLRQAPHWLAPHGRLAIISFHSLEDRLVKHSLRGSRWLRVLTKKPIVPTELEIRANARSRSAKLRVAERLPEPDSD
- a CDS encoding DUF1257 domain-containing protein, translated to MSHFTTIKVQITDGDVLYETLTSLGYAVEQQAMVRGYQGNQTKADYVIRQANGYDLGFRYRAQTYELVADFWGAGIDPVTFVQQVTRTYAHKMLLKTLQQQGFAVETQETLADGTVRVVAGRWV